In Modestobacter versicolor, a single genomic region encodes these proteins:
- a CDS encoding tyrosine-type recombinase/integrase, translated as MAGTLRGPNSASGDLRQLPDSIECEVCDGIGLQPATSRTSAGRPASCTEGLRSWVTSHTFRKTVATRLDEAGFTPRQVADQLGHANPR; from the coding sequence GTGGCCGGCACGCTGCGCGGCCCGAACAGCGCCTCTGGCGATCTGCGCCAGCTGCCGGACTCCATCGAGTGCGAGGTCTGCGACGGAATCGGTCTCCAGCCGGCGACGAGCAGGACTTCGGCTGGCCGGCCGGCCAGCTGCACCGAGGGCCTGCGGTCCTGGGTCACGTCGCACACGTTCCGCAAGACCGTGGCCACCCGGCTCGACGAGGCTGGCTTCACTCCGCGCCAGGTCGCCGACCAACTCGGCCACGCCAATCCTCGATGA
- a CDS encoding serine hydrolase domain-containing protein, protein MTEDLQAELDALSAELGVTGVAAGIWHEGRESYAFTGVTSVTNPLPVDERTLFQFGSTGKTFTATAIMLLVQDGRVDLHAPVRTYVPEFKTKQPDVAEQVTVLQLLNHTAGWDGDFFADTGNGDDALANYVARMVELDQVTPLGATVSYNNASLALAGRVIERVTGSTFEQAMRDLVLDPLGLADTLSFPGQIMTRRFAVGHTRADDGTVTVNEPWALPRAVTAAGGMSATAADQLAWARFHLSGGTALDGSRVLSEELVRLMQQPTADMRGSALGDAVGISWLLREVDGVQLVGHGGTTNGQYSDFTMVPARDFAVLSMTNSGPNGSELNTRLTRWALEHHLGVRETDPQPLVLGDDALTVYAGRYETVASIAEVTVEAGQLVVTSWAKAAMTAALGDKAEEKRRMPLTLVAGERDPFVISEGPGKGMRGYFARDDAGRLLGMHFGGRLASRVGAAQVPA, encoded by the coding sequence GTGACCGAGGACCTGCAGGCCGAGCTCGACGCGCTGTCGGCGGAACTGGGCGTCACCGGGGTGGCGGCGGGCATCTGGCACGAGGGGCGGGAGAGCTACGCCTTCACCGGCGTGACCAGCGTGACGAACCCGCTGCCGGTCGACGAGCGCACGCTGTTCCAGTTCGGCTCGACCGGGAAGACGTTCACCGCCACGGCGATCATGCTGCTGGTGCAGGACGGCCGCGTGGACCTGCATGCACCGGTGCGCACCTACGTGCCGGAGTTCAAGACCAAGCAACCCGACGTCGCCGAGCAGGTGACCGTCCTGCAGCTCCTTAACCACACCGCCGGCTGGGACGGCGACTTCTTCGCCGACACCGGTAACGGCGACGACGCCCTGGCGAACTACGTCGCCCGGATGGTCGAGCTGGACCAGGTGACCCCGCTCGGCGCGACGGTCAGCTACAACAACGCCTCGCTGGCCCTGGCCGGTCGCGTGATCGAGAGGGTCACCGGCAGCACCTTCGAGCAGGCGATGCGCGACCTCGTGCTCGATCCGCTGGGGCTGGCGGACACCCTCTCCTTCCCCGGCCAGATCATGACCCGCCGGTTCGCCGTCGGGCACACCCGTGCCGACGACGGCACCGTGACGGTCAACGAGCCGTGGGCGCTCCCCCGCGCCGTCACCGCCGCGGGCGGCATGTCCGCCACCGCCGCCGACCAGCTGGCCTGGGCCCGGTTCCACCTCAGCGGCGGCACGGCGCTCGACGGCTCCCGGGTGCTCTCCGAGGAGCTGGTGCGGCTGATGCAGCAGCCGACGGCCGATATGCGGGGCAGCGCGCTGGGCGACGCCGTCGGCATCAGCTGGCTGCTGCGCGAGGTCGACGGGGTGCAGCTGGTCGGCCACGGCGGCACGACCAACGGGCAGTACTCGGACTTCACGATGGTGCCGGCTCGGGACTTCGCGGTTCTCAGCATGACCAACAGCGGTCCGAACGGCTCCGAGCTCAACACCCGGCTCACCAGGTGGGCGCTCGAGCACCACCTCGGCGTCCGAGAGACCGATCCGCAGCCCCTGGTGCTCGGCGACGACGCCCTCACCGTCTACGCCGGTCGCTACGAGACCGTCGCCAGCATCGCCGAGGTCACCGTGGAGGCCGGGCAGCTGGTCGTCACCTCGTGGGCCAAGGCGGCGATGACCGCGGCCCTGGGCGACAAGGCCGAGGAGAAGAGGCGCATGCCGTTGACCCTCGTCGCCGGTGAGCGCGACCCCTTTGTCATCTCCGAGGGGCCGGGCAAGGGGATGCGGGGCTACTTCGCCCGGGACGACGCGGGACGGCTGCTGGGCATGCACTTCGGCGGACGGTTGGCGTCCCGTGTCGGTGCCGCGCAGGTACCGGCCTGA
- a CDS encoding YdcF family protein, producing the protein MGSWAGRLVARAVGAALTAVLLLVVSTALAIWWTARQDARPGSDAIVVLGSAQYNGVPSSIFEARLEHALELYSDGVAPVVVTVGGRAAGDEFSEAQAGREYLADAGMDDDALLAVEEGVDTLESMRAVAAEFDGRGWSTAVLVTDPWHAMRAERMAEDAGMEASSSPTRQGPAVQTRATQFRYILRETAAYLLYRVTGESVAGAPGIG; encoded by the coding sequence GTGGGATCGTGGGCGGGGCGGCTGGTCGCCCGGGCGGTGGGAGCGGCGCTGACCGCGGTGCTGCTGCTCGTCGTGTCGACCGCGCTGGCCATCTGGTGGACGGCCCGGCAGGACGCCCGCCCCGGGTCCGACGCGATCGTCGTCCTGGGGTCCGCGCAGTACAACGGCGTCCCGTCGTCGATCTTCGAGGCCCGGCTGGAGCACGCGCTGGAGCTCTACTCCGACGGGGTCGCCCCGGTGGTCGTCACCGTGGGCGGCCGGGCCGCCGGTGACGAGTTCAGCGAGGCCCAGGCCGGCCGCGAGTACCTCGCCGACGCAGGGATGGACGACGACGCGCTGCTGGCGGTCGAGGAGGGCGTGGACACCCTGGAGAGCATGCGGGCGGTCGCGGCCGAGTTCGACGGACGGGGCTGGAGCACCGCCGTCCTGGTCACCGACCCCTGGCACGCGATGCGCGCCGAGCGGATGGCCGAGGACGCCGGCATGGAGGCCAGCAGCTCACCTACCCGGCAGGGGCCGGCCGTGCAGACCCGGGCCACCCAGTTCCGCTACATCCTGCGGGAGACCGCGGCGTACCTGCTCTACCGCGTGACCGGCGAGAGCGTCGCCGGGGCACCGGGCATCGGCTGA
- the dnaG gene encoding DNA primase, with protein MAGRGRIRAADIALVRERTKIDEIIGEHLQLKRAGGGSLKGLCPFHDEKSPSFQVTPSRGLYHCFGCGVGGDVIRFIQEIDHLSFSEAVELLAGRAGVQLKYEDDGGRATAGPDRAHAGQRARLVAANTAAADFYAAQLMTPEAAPARSFLADRGFDRQVALDFTCGYAPGGWDTLTRHLRGLGYTQEELVTGGLAKESSRGTLIDRFHRRLIWPIRDLTGDVIGFGARKLMDDDPGPKYLNTPETPLYKKSSVLYGVERAKRDIARNHQAVVVEGYTDVMACHVAGVTTAVASCGTAFGPEHINVLRRLLMDQDEFRGEVVYTFDGDAAGQAAAMKSFKEDQRFVAQTFVAVEQEGRDPCELRQAHGDAAVRDLIARRTPLIEFVLRTTLEGYDLDTVEGRVAALDKTAPLLAQIKDHALRPAYARRLAGLLGLPDETEVVARVRQLAGGDGAAERPRSRPRMPQRSPDDAAIEVEREAVKAALQCPEIAGPDFDAVEPSSYTHPDYAAVAAAVAAAGGAAAATATGPEWLEEVSAHVDRETAKAMLTALAVEPLHAVGENDPLYVNALMARLHEMATVREIAALKGKLQRTNPIEAQDEYMRSFKKLMDLEQLAISLRKRAAGGLTP; from the coding sequence ATGGCCGGGCGGGGGCGCATCCGGGCCGCGGACATCGCGCTGGTCCGGGAGCGGACGAAGATCGACGAGATCATCGGCGAGCACCTGCAGCTCAAGCGCGCCGGCGGCGGCAGCCTCAAGGGGCTGTGCCCGTTCCACGACGAGAAGTCGCCGTCCTTCCAGGTCACGCCCTCGCGCGGGCTCTATCACTGCTTCGGGTGCGGGGTCGGCGGCGACGTCATCCGGTTCATCCAGGAGATCGACCACCTCTCCTTCTCCGAGGCCGTCGAGCTGCTCGCCGGCCGCGCCGGGGTGCAGCTGAAGTACGAGGACGACGGCGGCCGGGCCACCGCCGGCCCCGACCGGGCGCACGCCGGCCAGCGGGCCCGGCTCGTCGCGGCCAACACCGCGGCCGCCGACTTCTACGCCGCCCAGCTGATGACCCCGGAGGCCGCGCCGGCCCGCAGCTTCCTCGCCGACCGCGGCTTCGACCGGCAGGTCGCGCTGGACTTCACCTGCGGCTACGCGCCCGGCGGCTGGGACACCCTGACCCGGCACCTGCGCGGGCTGGGCTACACGCAGGAGGAGCTGGTCACCGGCGGGCTCGCCAAGGAGTCCTCCCGCGGCACGCTGATCGACCGGTTCCACCGCCGGCTGATCTGGCCGATCCGCGACCTCACCGGCGACGTCATCGGCTTCGGCGCCCGCAAGCTGATGGACGACGACCCGGGCCCCAAGTACCTCAACACCCCGGAGACGCCGCTCTACAAGAAGAGCTCGGTGCTCTACGGCGTCGAGCGGGCCAAGCGCGACATCGCCCGCAACCACCAGGCCGTCGTCGTCGAGGGCTACACCGACGTGATGGCCTGCCACGTCGCCGGCGTCACCACCGCCGTCGCCTCGTGCGGCACCGCGTTCGGCCCCGAGCACATCAACGTGCTGCGCCGGCTGCTGATGGACCAGGACGAGTTCCGCGGGGAGGTCGTCTACACCTTCGACGGCGACGCGGCCGGCCAGGCGGCGGCGATGAAGAGCTTCAAGGAGGACCAGCGCTTCGTCGCGCAGACCTTCGTCGCGGTCGAGCAGGAGGGCCGTGACCCGTGCGAGCTTCGCCAGGCGCACGGCGACGCCGCCGTCCGTGACCTGATCGCCCGGCGCACTCCGCTGATCGAGTTCGTGCTGCGGACGACGCTGGAGGGCTACGACCTGGACACCGTCGAGGGCCGGGTCGCCGCGCTGGACAAGACCGCGCCGCTGCTCGCGCAGATCAAGGACCATGCGCTGCGCCCTGCCTACGCCCGCCGGCTCGCCGGCCTGCTGGGGCTGCCCGACGAGACCGAGGTCGTCGCCCGGGTGCGCCAGCTGGCCGGGGGCGACGGCGCGGCGGAGCGACCCCGGTCGCGGCCGCGGATGCCGCAGCGCTCACCGGACGACGCGGCGATCGAGGTGGAGCGCGAGGCGGTGAAGGCCGCGCTGCAGTGCCCGGAGATCGCCGGCCCGGACTTCGACGCGGTCGAGCCGAGCTCCTACACGCACCCCGACTACGCGGCGGTGGCTGCGGCGGTCGCGGCGGCCGGGGGAGCGGCGGCCGCGACGGCGACCGGGCCGGAGTGGCTGGAGGAGGTGTCGGCGCACGTCGACCGGGAGACGGCGAAGGCGATGCTGACGGCGCTGGCGGTCGAGCCGTTGCACGCGGTCGGGGAGAACGACCCGCTGTACGTCAACGCGCTGATGGCCCGGCTGCACGAGATGGCCACGGTCCGCGAGATCGCTGCGCTCAAGGGGAAGCTGCAGCGCACCAACCCGATCGAGGCGCAGGACGAGTACATGCGCTCGTTCAAGAAGCTGATGGACCTCGAGCAGCTGGCCATCTCGCTGCGCAAGCGGGCGGCCGGCGGCCTGACGCCGTGA
- a CDS encoding HEPN domain-containing protein gives MRMCDPQRIKGWWFLPGAPSERLPGVLTWSQEDGANLELIGGLSGAPKYEQVGANLWQTDEVVSKMPPSTIYGEDDSGAPLTLWNAERGNCKANFLHGIREEFWNSPWVCVGAHVPSADARALRSASVALDDLYYLTGDGRFCAPQWAQIEGVTRAGEQQEDGTLLLPYIVPVIGGLRAGLFSGATGDTEYYIDTYATRPPATPATEAMPDLKLDMMTQRRRGGQRLELSVGARARIRPVPDASPCSATELLDRLSPLLGLMKLATFAARGVESISSETLEGEQVSLLCHLGHLSAPDSPTESGGVVFTLDDVPLDHFLRTLRELTSTAQARYAWNAVVGLVGHSPRMVEEHISQVLAAAEGFHKWCLHGGSKTLKDRLILLHDSLPKDVKERLKVDVDRWADWAVWARNHVAHGGADKYRDVVDFYQLKVIADSVRLITYLVVLRKFGVPADKLEEAIANHPRIRVLAHRCVEIGDLPMP, from the coding sequence ATGAGGATGTGCGACCCCCAGCGAATCAAGGGTTGGTGGTTCCTGCCTGGTGCGCCAAGTGAGCGCCTGCCGGGTGTTCTCACCTGGAGCCAGGAAGACGGAGCGAACCTCGAGCTAATTGGCGGCTTGTCGGGCGCGCCGAAGTATGAGCAGGTTGGGGCGAACCTCTGGCAGACCGACGAGGTCGTGTCAAAGATGCCGCCAAGCACCATCTATGGAGAAGATGATTCCGGCGCACCACTCACCTTGTGGAACGCTGAACGAGGGAATTGTAAGGCAAATTTCCTCCACGGGATCCGCGAAGAATTTTGGAACTCCCCGTGGGTGTGCGTAGGGGCTCATGTGCCGTCTGCCGATGCCCGCGCTCTTCGATCTGCCTCAGTGGCCTTAGACGACCTCTACTATCTCACCGGCGATGGCAGGTTCTGCGCCCCGCAGTGGGCCCAGATAGAAGGCGTGACACGAGCTGGCGAGCAGCAAGAGGACGGCACGCTCTTGCTGCCGTACATCGTCCCGGTGATCGGTGGCCTCAGGGCTGGCCTGTTCAGTGGAGCGACCGGCGACACGGAGTACTACATCGACACTTACGCCACTCGGCCGCCAGCCACTCCGGCGACGGAGGCAATGCCGGATCTAAAGCTGGACATGATGACGCAGCGTAGGCGCGGGGGGCAACGACTCGAACTTTCGGTTGGCGCTCGGGCGAGAATTCGACCGGTCCCCGACGCTAGCCCTTGTTCGGCTACGGAGCTGCTCGACAGGCTGAGTCCCCTCCTCGGTCTGATGAAACTCGCCACGTTCGCCGCCAGGGGTGTGGAGTCAATAAGTTCAGAGACCCTCGAGGGCGAGCAGGTATCTCTTCTGTGCCATCTCGGACACCTGAGCGCTCCCGACTCCCCAACCGAGAGCGGTGGTGTCGTATTCACCCTTGATGACGTTCCACTGGATCACTTTCTGCGAACCTTGCGGGAACTTACGTCCACGGCGCAGGCCCGGTACGCGTGGAACGCCGTCGTTGGTTTGGTTGGCCACTCCCCTCGGATGGTGGAGGAGCACATCAGTCAAGTGCTCGCGGCTGCAGAAGGCTTCCACAAATGGTGCCTTCATGGCGGCTCGAAGACGTTGAAGGACCGCTTGATCCTGCTACACGACAGTCTCCCCAAGGACGTCAAAGAACGGCTGAAAGTTGACGTGGATAGATGGGCAGACTGGGCTGTCTGGGCCCGCAATCACGTGGCCCATGGTGGCGCCGACAAGTACCGCGATGTCGTCGACTTCTATCAGCTCAAGGTGATCGCCGATTCCGTACGGCTGATAACTTATCTCGTCGTCCTGCGGAAGTTCGGCGTGCCTGCAGACAAACTTGAGGAGGCGATCGCTAATCACCCACGGATCCGAGTGCTCGCACATCGCTGTGTTGAGATTGGGGATCTGCCAATGCCGTAA
- a CDS encoding ATP-dependent nuclease, whose product MVLELASLDEQQISAGALQAAGQLEVMHLRRWDTGEVVRPESGPLQQLRSAWATSPYGKKGWVQFLDGVWLGPTDGGQGLRGWQGDWIEFRFPVVAIAGANGSGKSTVLKAAATAYRSPESAHVKGAQTFSPDDFFPTTPWETVQGVWLEFAIRRGDAPATRHKLSKPTKRWRGMPERPERPVYFLDVSRTQPIDTLIGYGRLARVELAERAGETHLSDNFRGILSRILHRKYDSGSVVKDEQGKQVGIVSRDGLTYSNYHQGAGEDATTDLIALLEGVPHYSLILIDEVEASLHPRSQRRLMIELIALAADRNLQIVVSTHSPYILEQLPIEARVFIQPQRDGTREIIYGVTPEYAMSMMDDYEHPELTLYCEDDIAVAMTDAIIRQSVHQDLLGRVAIIPVGPASTVTTLGALLSSRKMAAPGLGILDADQSVAPGCLRLPGAKAPEKEMFTALDDNHWAAIAERLGVRLGQLLDAKDDAMQLPDHHTWIRRTAEGLGDRLRSSQVQDAIIDVWVRDVLDDVDRDNFAADISSALAAEAR is encoded by the coding sequence GTGGTCCTCGAGCTGGCCTCACTCGACGAGCAGCAAATCAGTGCCGGGGCGCTTCAAGCAGCGGGACAGCTGGAGGTGATGCACCTCCGGAGGTGGGATACTGGGGAGGTGGTGCGACCGGAATCAGGACCTCTCCAACAGCTGCGCTCTGCGTGGGCAACCTCGCCTTACGGGAAAAAAGGGTGGGTGCAATTCCTCGATGGTGTATGGCTGGGGCCAACTGACGGCGGCCAAGGGCTTCGTGGATGGCAGGGAGACTGGATCGAATTTAGGTTCCCAGTGGTTGCCATCGCGGGGGCCAATGGGTCTGGGAAAAGCACGGTTCTGAAGGCGGCCGCCACTGCCTACAGATCTCCCGAAAGCGCCCATGTGAAGGGAGCACAGACCTTTTCGCCCGATGACTTCTTCCCGACAACTCCGTGGGAAACGGTTCAAGGTGTCTGGTTGGAGTTTGCGATTAGGCGGGGCGACGCCCCCGCAACCAGGCACAAACTAAGCAAGCCAACGAAGCGTTGGCGCGGCATGCCTGAAAGGCCAGAGCGGCCGGTCTATTTTCTCGATGTTTCCAGAACGCAGCCAATCGACACGTTGATTGGTTACGGCCGACTCGCCAGAGTGGAGCTAGCCGAGAGGGCTGGAGAAACGCATTTATCCGACAACTTCCGTGGGATCCTGTCTCGAATCCTGCATCGGAAGTATGATTCAGGATCCGTTGTCAAGGACGAGCAAGGCAAGCAGGTCGGTATCGTCAGTCGCGATGGCCTGACTTACTCGAATTACCATCAGGGCGCTGGTGAGGACGCCACCACTGACCTCATCGCGCTCCTGGAAGGCGTTCCCCACTACTCGCTGATCCTGATCGATGAGGTCGAAGCCTCACTGCATCCGCGATCACAACGCCGCCTGATGATCGAGCTGATCGCATTAGCGGCGGACAGGAACTTGCAAATTGTAGTGTCGACTCACTCTCCATACATACTGGAGCAACTGCCTATTGAGGCTCGGGTCTTCATTCAACCGCAACGCGACGGTACTCGGGAAATAATCTACGGGGTGACACCGGAGTACGCCATGTCCATGATGGATGACTACGAGCATCCCGAGTTGACGCTCTACTGTGAAGATGATATCGCTGTCGCGATGACTGACGCCATCATTCGTCAGTCAGTGCATCAAGACTTGCTTGGCCGGGTCGCCATAATCCCTGTAGGTCCCGCGTCCACAGTGACGACGCTGGGCGCGCTCTTGAGCAGCAGAAAAATGGCCGCCCCTGGTCTGGGCATTCTCGATGCTGACCAGAGTGTCGCGCCCGGTTGTCTTCGGTTGCCTGGCGCAAAGGCGCCTGAAAAGGAGATGTTTACGGCGCTTGATGACAATCACTGGGCTGCGATCGCGGAGCGACTGGGCGTCAGGCTGGGTCAGCTTCTGGATGCCAAAGATGACGCGATGCAGTTGCCCGACCATCACACGTGGATTCGTCGCACTGCTGAAGGTCTGGGAGACCGCCTGAGGTCGAGTCAAGTGCAAGACGCGATCATTGACGTCTGGGTCCGCGATGTGCTTGACGATGTGGACCGCGACAACTTCGCAGCGGACATCAGCTCAGCACTTGCGGCAGAAGCTAGATGA
- a CDS encoding toll/interleukin-1 receptor domain-containing protein → MDAPRWDVFISYSTKDREQVSHVVNDLESLGFRVWQDASTIGFADRIRDKIDEGIHNSSLLLIFISPRSLRSRWVLNELDAAMLREVSQNKPFVLPVLMGAASTGDLPGDLRGKKYLDLRHGFRRKYDAARANLVATIRVASLSDDQPAASVGPEMVVGDELVRFVVGYDFSQAREERPVPREAIAGLIKDFAESYLDELPEIMATDEMKRAFVERYGRHAIEKAIEFSMDQAKISLTRGLIQPELDSAFFAADTMIAMVQTNAQFIEDDSDDWMIAGFRPNGELFYAFRQKPDHARPR, encoded by the coding sequence GTGGACGCACCTCGCTGGGATGTCTTTATCAGCTACTCAACGAAGGACCGTGAACAGGTCTCCCATGTTGTGAACGACCTGGAGAGCCTGGGATTCCGGGTCTGGCAGGACGCCTCGACAATCGGATTCGCGGATCGGATCCGAGACAAGATTGACGAGGGGATCCACAACAGTTCCCTGCTCCTGATTTTTATCTCCCCCCGCTCGCTGCGCTCTCGATGGGTGCTCAACGAGCTGGACGCTGCCATGCTCCGAGAGGTCTCTCAGAATAAGCCGTTTGTCCTGCCGGTCCTCATGGGCGCGGCAAGTACCGGCGACCTTCCCGGAGATCTCCGGGGCAAGAAGTACCTTGATCTCCGGCATGGGTTCCGACGGAAATACGACGCAGCGCGCGCCAATCTCGTCGCGACGATCAGAGTGGCGTCTCTAAGCGATGACCAGCCCGCAGCTTCGGTGGGCCCAGAGATGGTGGTCGGCGACGAACTCGTGCGATTTGTCGTGGGCTACGATTTCTCGCAAGCTCGGGAGGAGAGGCCCGTGCCACGCGAGGCGATCGCCGGGCTCATCAAAGATTTCGCCGAGTCCTACCTAGATGAGTTACCCGAGATCATGGCCACCGATGAGATGAAACGCGCCTTCGTCGAGCGTTACGGAAGGCATGCGATCGAAAAGGCGATCGAATTCAGTATGGATCAAGCGAAGATCAGCCTGACCAGGGGACTTATTCAGCCGGAACTTGACAGCGCCTTCTTCGCGGCGGACACGATGATCGCGATGGTCCAGACCAACGCGCAGTTCATCGAAGATGACTCGGATGATTGGATGATCGCTGGATTCCGTCCAAACGGAGAGCTGTTTTATGCCTTCCGGCAGAAGCCGGATCACGCCCGCCCTCGTTAG